A stretch of Clostridia bacterium DNA encodes these proteins:
- the tatC gene encoding twin-arginine translocase subunit TatC: MSIVEHLTELRKVLIVSLVAILLGSFVSFFLWGDFLLGFLTAPLEDYNVPLVYISMTEAFLTKVKISVVAGVVLVSPVVFWQVWSFIVPALHPNEKRIIITLFPISLILFVSGVLFAFFVVFKFVTNFLLLVAGEGLEAMISVSRYVSFLLTFLLPFGFMFQLPLVVLFLTRLGFLTTASLVKNRKYVVFASFVIGAVLTPPDVISQVFMAGTLILLYEGSILVSRLVKPKVIDYEDDLVSQEAAAESFVQPSQKSE; the protein is encoded by the coding sequence ATGTCCATAGTGGAGCATTTGACAGAGCTGCGCAAGGTGTTAATTGTAAGTCTGGTGGCTATTTTGCTCGGCTCATTCGTCAGCTTCTTTTTATGGGGAGATTTCTTACTGGGTTTTCTTACCGCTCCCCTAGAGGATTACAATGTTCCCCTAGTATATATCTCCATGACGGAGGCTTTTCTCACCAAAGTGAAGATTTCCGTAGTGGCAGGGGTTGTACTGGTTTCTCCCGTTGTTTTTTGGCAGGTGTGGAGCTTTATTGTGCCTGCTCTGCACCCCAATGAAAAGCGCATTATCATCACTCTGTTTCCGATCTCATTGATCCTTTTTGTCTCAGGTGTGCTCTTTGCGTTTTTCGTGGTTTTTAAATTCGTTACCAATTTTCTGCTGCTGGTAGCCGGGGAAGGCCTGGAAGCCATGATCTCGGTGAGCCGGTACGTTTCCTTTCTGCTGACGTTCCTGCTCCCCTTCGGTTTCATGTTCCAGCTGCCATTGGTGGTGCTGTTTTTGACCAGGTTAGGTTTCCTTACGACGGCCAGCTTAGTAAAAAATAGAAAATATGTTGTGTTTGCCAGTTTTGTCATAGGAGCCGTGTTGACGCCCCCGGATGTGATCTCCCAAGTATTCATGGCCGGTACTCTTATCCTTCTATATGAGGGGAGTATTCTGGTTTCACGTTTGGTCAAGCCAAAGGTCATTGATTATGAGGATGACCTGGTCTCCCAGGAAGCGGCGGCTGAAAGTTTTGTTCAGCCCAGCCAAAAATCCGAATGA
- the ruvB gene encoding Holliday junction branch migration DNA helicase RuvB, with amino-acid sequence MEERLVTSEHTVLDSDIESSLRPKTLEDYIGQAKVKESLSIFIQAAKQRGEALDHLLLYGPPGLGKTTLANIVANEMGAQIKITSGPAIERAGDLAAIVTNLEEGDVLFIDEIHRLNRQVEEVLYPAMEDFVIDIVLGKGPSARSIRLDLPRFTLIGATTRAGLLTSPLRDRFGLISKLEFYSPVELKEIVLRSASILNMQIEEEGAYEIACRSRGTPRIANRLLKRVRDFAQVMADGLVTKEVAREALTMMEIDEQGLDKTDRQMLITIIHKFGGGPVGLDTLAATIGEEPDTVEDVYEPYLLQQGFLHRTARGRIVTPHTYRYFGLPVPDRAEGQMVLDDYLKEQA; translated from the coding sequence TTGGAGGAGAGGCTGGTAACATCCGAGCACACAGTTTTGGACAGTGACATAGAAAGCAGCTTGCGACCGAAAACTCTAGAGGATTATATCGGCCAGGCGAAGGTGAAAGAAAGCCTGTCTATTTTTATCCAGGCAGCCAAGCAAAGAGGAGAGGCGTTGGATCATTTATTGTTGTACGGCCCCCCCGGTTTAGGTAAAACTACCTTAGCGAATATTGTGGCTAATGAAATGGGAGCCCAAATCAAGATTACTTCCGGGCCGGCCATTGAACGGGCCGGAGATTTGGCTGCGATCGTGACTAACCTGGAAGAAGGAGATGTTCTGTTTATTGATGAGATCCATCGCTTAAACCGCCAGGTGGAGGAAGTGCTGTATCCTGCCATGGAAGATTTTGTAATAGACATCGTGCTGGGCAAAGGTCCGAGTGCCAGGAGCATTAGATTGGACCTGCCCCGTTTTACTTTAATCGGCGCCACGACGAGAGCCGGTTTGCTCACGTCTCCTTTAAGAGACCGGTTTGGCTTAATCAGCAAACTCGAATTCTATTCTCCGGTTGAACTAAAAGAAATCGTCTTGCGTTCAGCTTCCATTCTAAATATGCAAATTGAAGAAGAAGGCGCTTATGAAATTGCTTGCCGCTCCAGGGGCACTCCCAGGATCGCCAACCGCTTGCTCAAGCGGGTCAGGGACTTCGCCCAGGTCATGGCCGACGGCCTGGTTACCAAGGAAGTGGCAAGGGAGGCGTTGACGATGATGGAAATCGATGAGCAGGGGCTGGACAAAACGGACAGACAGATGCTGATCACCATCATTCACAAGTTTGGCGGGGGCCCGGTGGGACTGGATACGCTGGCGGCTACCATCGGGGAAGAGCCGGATACGGTGGAGGATGTATACGAACCTTACCTGCTCCAGCAAGGGTTCCTGCACCGGACTGCCCGCGGCCGGATAGTGACGCCTCATACTTACCGCTATTTTGGGCTGCCGGTACCTGACCGGGCAGAGGGGCAGATGGTTTTGGATGATTATCTTAAAGAACAAGCATGA
- the ruvA gene encoding Holliday junction branch migration protein RuvA, producing the protein MIGYLQGILQEIEGESILINVGGVGYQVLLPANALISLPAVGSKIELYTHLEVREDSVALYGFVNKEDLQLYKKLLTISGIGPKGALNIIGSIDQNRFVYSIINEDLNYLTKLPGVGKKTAQRLILELKDKLSCPADAAFRPPGTEEQGANISDAILGLQSLGYQKQEVWPFLTRGLEVLGREASPQELIRFVLKETAKARRG; encoded by the coding sequence ATGATAGGTTATTTACAAGGTATCTTGCAAGAGATAGAAGGGGAAAGCATCCTGATTAACGTCGGAGGTGTTGGCTACCAGGTACTGCTTCCCGCCAATGCCCTGATCTCCCTGCCTGCCGTCGGGAGTAAAATAGAGTTGTACACCCATTTGGAGGTGCGGGAGGACAGCGTTGCTTTGTACGGTTTTGTAAACAAAGAAGACCTCCAACTGTATAAGAAACTGCTTACCATTTCAGGTATCGGGCCGAAAGGAGCTTTAAATATCATCGGTTCCATCGACCAGAACCGTTTCGTTTATTCCATCATAAACGAGGATCTCAACTATTTGACCAAGCTGCCCGGTGTGGGGAAGAAAACGGCGCAGCGGTTGATCCTGGAATTAAAGGATAAGCTGTCCTGCCCGGCAGACGCGGCTTTCCGGCCACCCGGGACAGAAGAACAGGGGGCTAACATTTCTGATGCCATTTTAGGATTGCAAAGTCTAGGCTATCAAAAACAGGAAGTATGGCCCTTTTTAACTAGAGGACTGGAGGTGCTGGGGCGGGAGGCTTCCCCCCAGGAACTGATTCGTTTTGTGCTGAAAGAGACAGCAAAGGCCAGGAGGGGGTAG